Proteins co-encoded in one Ancylomarina subtilis genomic window:
- a CDS encoding tetratricopeptide repeat protein: MKKITLLILLITGQILMCSAQSKYEKGMSEALQLWGDQKPMESIALFERIASVEKENWLPKYYMGLIYTTKVLNGKDKKGADILLEKAQKQVDLAMKCSANNSEIYCLQGLINTAWITLDPMNNGQKLSAVTIGNYKKAIALNENNPRALYLLAEFQINMARMFSQDTKSYYEMIKSSLKKFDNFKAPSAFYPNWGRNRAEQLLKSRDE; this comes from the coding sequence ATGAAAAAAATCACACTACTAATACTGCTTATTACAGGCCAAATATTAATGTGTTCAGCACAAAGCAAGTATGAAAAAGGGATGAGTGAAGCGCTGCAATTGTGGGGCGACCAGAAACCGATGGAGTCCATTGCACTTTTCGAGCGCATTGCATCAGTCGAAAAGGAAAACTGGTTACCCAAATATTACATGGGACTTATTTATACCACCAAAGTATTAAATGGAAAAGATAAAAAAGGAGCCGATATTTTACTTGAAAAGGCACAGAAACAAGTTGATTTAGCGATGAAATGCTCTGCAAACAATTCAGAAATTTACTGCCTGCAAGGTCTGATTAATACGGCTTGGATCACTCTGGATCCGATGAACAACGGACAAAAACTGTCAGCTGTAACAATAGGGAACTACAAAAAAGCAATTGCATTGAATGAAAACAATCCACGCGCACTGTATTTGCTGGCTGAATTTCAGATTAATATGGCCCGCATGTTCTCGCAGGATACCAAATCCTATTATGAGATGATCAAATCATCATTAAAAAAGTTTGATAACTTTAAAGCTCCTTCTGCTTTTTATCCAAACTGGGGAAGAAACAGAGCAGAACAACTATTAAAGTCCAGAGATGAATAA
- a CDS encoding tetratricopeptide repeat protein has translation MRILLTFLLVFSSVYSYSGNVTFIDEGKVDSLENRLAIVDDDQKLELLLKICQELVEKDSEKCIAYAEEALRLSQKLSRPQSQVKALIFLGREDSNLGNYFEGLQHFKEAAGIAESENDGRGLVDSWNEIGITYFKMSNYEDAQTFYFKALKKAEEIDYKNRVKGLKNNIAIIYSIYKDHDKALELFNKLLEIYEKEKDFFHFALTSVNIANIYDEIGEYEKGFQYLDRAIPIFTESGNNLMLTSTLNNRGVIYLKLNKKNEALADYQRALEISEENNYESGIISSSINIGEYWANENKLEKALAFFEKALKIALEDLNKASIKDCYAGIAKVYTLQGNYQKALEKTKQFMAYRDEIYNERTQKQINELQIKYETEKKEEEIELLQLKMRIQKRNQIILIVGLLIISFLILRVLHLKQLNLKRKNLLLEQVSLMDKLALEKMDSEKREKDLENLRLQEEILAKEEINRLKQLKFREDLKHKERELAANALHVVSKNETLDSLKKSVEAVLASDKNDIQASLKRLIQEIESNINLDQDWDIFKMHFEEVHQGFFKRLIEKYTDLNTNDLRFCAYLRLNLDAKEIARILNLSVNAIEKRRYRLRKKLGLESSDNLFEFLSNF, from the coding sequence ATGAGAATTCTACTGACCTTTCTACTTGTTTTTTCATCTGTATATTCTTATTCAGGAAATGTGACTTTTATTGATGAAGGGAAAGTCGATAGCCTGGAAAATCGGTTAGCCATTGTTGATGATGATCAGAAGCTCGAACTCTTATTAAAAATTTGTCAGGAACTGGTTGAAAAGGATTCTGAGAAGTGCATTGCTTATGCAGAGGAAGCTCTAAGGCTATCACAAAAGCTAAGTCGTCCTCAATCTCAGGTTAAAGCGTTGATTTTTCTAGGTAGAGAGGATTCCAATCTAGGTAACTATTTTGAAGGTTTGCAACATTTTAAAGAGGCTGCCGGCATTGCTGAGAGTGAAAATGATGGGAGAGGTTTGGTTGATTCCTGGAATGAAATTGGAATCACCTATTTTAAAATGAGTAACTACGAAGATGCACAGACTTTTTATTTCAAAGCTCTGAAGAAGGCTGAAGAAATTGATTATAAGAACCGGGTGAAAGGATTGAAGAACAATATTGCCATTATCTATTCTATTTATAAAGATCATGATAAAGCTTTGGAATTATTTAATAAGCTCCTGGAGATCTATGAAAAAGAGAAAGATTTTTTTCACTTTGCGCTAACCTCTGTAAATATCGCCAACATTTATGACGAGATTGGAGAGTATGAAAAAGGGTTTCAGTATCTGGATAGGGCAATTCCCATTTTCACAGAGTCTGGTAATAACCTGATGCTTACGTCGACCTTGAATAATAGAGGTGTTATTTACCTTAAATTGAATAAAAAAAATGAAGCTCTAGCTGACTACCAGCGAGCACTTGAGATTTCTGAAGAAAACAATTACGAGAGTGGAATCATATCTTCGTCCATCAATATAGGGGAGTATTGGGCAAATGAAAATAAATTGGAAAAGGCCTTGGCCTTCTTTGAAAAAGCACTGAAAATTGCTTTGGAGGATTTAAATAAGGCGAGTATTAAAGATTGTTATGCAGGAATAGCCAAGGTTTATACTCTACAGGGAAATTATCAGAAGGCGCTGGAAAAAACGAAGCAGTTTATGGCCTACAGAGATGAAATCTACAACGAACGGACTCAAAAGCAAATCAATGAACTTCAGATAAAATACGAAACGGAGAAGAAAGAGGAAGAAATTGAGTTGTTACAATTAAAAATGAGAATTCAGAAAAGAAATCAGATTATTCTTATTGTTGGTTTGTTGATTATATCTTTTTTAATTCTGAGGGTTCTGCATTTAAAGCAACTCAATCTTAAGAGGAAAAATTTATTGCTTGAACAGGTTAGTTTAATGGACAAACTTGCTTTAGAGAAAATGGATTCAGAAAAAAGGGAGAAAGATCTTGAGAATTTGAGGTTGCAAGAAGAAATTTTGGCTAAGGAGGAGATCAATCGTCTTAAGCAATTGAAATTTCGAGAAGATTTAAAGCATAAAGAACGCGAGTTGGCTGCGAATGCTTTGCATGTTGTCAGTAAAAACGAAACGCTTGATAGTCTTAAAAAATCGGTTGAAGCTGTTCTTGCATCCGACAAAAATGACATACAAGCTTCTCTAAAGAGACTGATTCAGGAGATAGAGAGTAATATTAATCTGGATCAGGATTGGGATATATTTAAAATGCATTTCGAGGAAGTTCATCAAGGTTTCTTTAAGAGATTAATTGAGAAATATACTGATTTAAATACTAATGATTTAAGGTTTTGTGCTTATTTAAGATTAAATCTAGATGCTAAGGAAATCGCAAGGATTTTAAATCTTTCAGTAAATGCGATTGAAAAACGTCGTTATCGATTAAGAAAAAAATTGGGCTTAGAGTCCTCTGATAATCTTTTTGAATTTCTGAGTAATTTTTAA
- a CDS encoding sensor histidine kinase, whose amino-acid sequence MNNYRAKRGELPTQIFKSLKVGLNITLIFTLISSLIMFRHMSLMRIWYAFLISGMYSFGIGTGCSLISMLLDWKIDWITQTRKRVFYGLITTLVYTTFVVLLVNYYRMVTIQGISTEAFWSASKIWQHLFYIILSLGIAVFFHAKGFMREWKHSVTLQNELEKENLASQYEALKSQIDPHFLFNSLNVLSSLVDEDTVLAQKFINRLSHIYRYVLDQKDKELVCLEEELNFADQYIFLQKIRFEKGVTLNTHINYASHNYLTIPLALQILLENIFKHNAISDEKPIFIKIETQGDFLIVSNTINKKNTIQRSHNLGLDNIKARYKYFTDVDVIVEETPEQFCVKLPLIPN is encoded by the coding sequence ATGAATAATTACAGAGCAAAAAGAGGCGAACTGCCAACACAGATATTCAAAAGCCTGAAGGTGGGCCTTAATATCACCCTAATCTTCACGCTTATCAGTTCACTTATCATGTTTCGTCACATGAGTTTGATGCGGATATGGTATGCCTTCCTGATATCCGGCATGTATTCATTCGGCATTGGAACAGGTTGCTCGCTAATCTCAATGCTTCTGGATTGGAAAATCGATTGGATTACACAAACCCGAAAACGGGTGTTTTACGGCCTTATCACTACCCTTGTATACACAACCTTTGTTGTTCTTTTGGTCAACTATTATCGTATGGTTACCATCCAGGGAATTTCAACTGAAGCATTCTGGTCAGCTTCTAAGATCTGGCAACATCTGTTTTACATTATTCTTTCCCTTGGCATTGCTGTTTTTTTTCATGCCAAAGGATTTATGAGAGAATGGAAACATTCCGTTACCCTTCAGAACGAATTGGAAAAAGAGAATCTTGCTTCTCAATACGAAGCTTTAAAAAGCCAAATCGATCCTCACTTTCTATTCAATAGCCTGAATGTACTGTCATCACTTGTTGATGAAGACACAGTCTTAGCACAAAAATTTATCAATCGACTATCACATATTTATCGCTATGTACTCGATCAAAAGGACAAAGAATTAGTGTGTTTGGAAGAAGAGTTGAACTTTGCAGATCAATACATTTTTTTACAAAAGATACGATTCGAAAAAGGAGTTACTCTAAATACACACATTAATTATGCGAGTCATAATTATTTAACGATTCCTCTGGCTCTTCAGATTTTGCTTGAAAATATTTTTAAACACAACGCAATATCCGACGAAAAGCCAATCTTTATCAAGATAGAAACCCAAGGTGATTTTTTAATAGTTAGCAATACAATCAATAAAAAGAATACGATTCAAAGGTCTCACAATTTGGGTTTGGATAATATAAAAGCCCGTTACAAATATTTCACAGATGTTGATGTTATTGTAGAAGAAACCCCGGAACAATTTTGTGTTAAACTTCCCCTTATCCCCAATTAA
- a CDS encoding TonB-dependent receptor — protein MLQRFLFLFILLSSELLSAQIHISGRVCDKEGNPVPGANVYIDKTYDGASTDTNGAFNFKSNTSGEQTLVVSCIGFITSKLSKNVKDMQNLQIRLKESINTLNAVVITAGTFSAGDNSKLTALKTMDVLTTAGAAGNYIAAFNSLPGTSTLGESGELYIRGGNSRESQTFIDGLKVFNPYSSTANNIPSRGRYSPNLFKGMTFSTGGYSAEYGQALSGILLLDTEDIPVEEKTDISIMSVGASVGKVIKEDRDALSLNTSYTNLTPYYKLNPSRYEWEKSPESLSGEAVYRHQFEKGLFKFYTGYGYTNYQLLQKNIDYPEKINYKTHELDLYINSTYKGTLSEKWVLTTGASFATNDNKEKVDAKKLKTKENNGQLKFKLKYIPSESINLSMGAEYFFTATETRISLKDPLWKQNENLNNQLAAAFSESNIYFSKNTVLTAGVRAEFNDYNNQIQLAPRLSIAQKISQYSQVSFAWGEFYQLPENSTLIEQKKLKEEKSQQYLFNYQYNKNSRLLRTELYYKKYSNLIKYEQTDKYTSANYNNGGYGYAKGIDILWKDDKSIKNMEYWISYSYLDTERNYEDYPELAEINFSNKHNLSVVGKYWISALRSQVGFSYKFASGRAYNDPNETEFMGKRTKHYSNLSLNWAFLISQQTIFYCSATNVLGQNAIFNYEYSREPNSAGQFERQAINPSTKHFFFAGLFITLSKNKKKNQLENL, from the coding sequence ATGTTACAACGATTTTTATTTCTCTTCATTCTACTCTCATCCGAATTATTATCAGCCCAAATCCATATCAGTGGTAGGGTTTGCGACAAAGAAGGAAATCCAGTTCCCGGAGCCAATGTTTATATCGACAAGACCTACGACGGGGCATCCACCGATACCAATGGCGCCTTTAATTTCAAAAGCAATACTTCTGGTGAGCAGACATTGGTGGTGTCCTGTATTGGTTTTATCACGAGTAAGCTGAGCAAGAATGTAAAAGACATGCAAAATTTACAAATCCGTCTTAAAGAGTCGATAAATACGCTAAATGCAGTTGTGATCACCGCCGGAACCTTCAGTGCTGGCGACAACAGTAAGCTTACCGCCTTAAAAACTATGGATGTGCTCACCACCGCGGGGGCTGCGGGCAACTACATTGCGGCTTTTAATTCCTTACCCGGCACCAGTACACTTGGCGAAAGCGGAGAACTCTACATCAGAGGTGGGAACAGCAGAGAATCACAAACCTTCATTGATGGCCTCAAAGTATTTAATCCCTATAGTTCAACAGCTAACAACATCCCTTCAAGGGGACGCTACTCTCCAAATTTGTTTAAAGGCATGACCTTTAGTACTGGTGGTTATTCGGCGGAGTACGGACAGGCGCTTTCGGGCATCCTCCTACTGGATACCGAGGACATTCCGGTTGAAGAAAAAACAGACATCTCAATTATGAGTGTAGGGGCTTCAGTGGGTAAAGTAATTAAAGAGGATAGGGATGCCCTAAGTTTGAACACCTCTTATACCAATCTGACACCCTATTACAAATTAAATCCATCACGCTACGAGTGGGAAAAATCGCCGGAGAGCTTGTCCGGAGAAGCTGTTTATCGCCATCAGTTCGAAAAAGGGCTGTTTAAATTTTACACGGGCTACGGTTATACCAACTATCAGCTTCTACAAAAAAACATCGATTATCCTGAAAAAATCAACTACAAAACCCATGAGCTGGACTTATACATCAACAGTACATACAAAGGGACGCTCTCAGAAAAATGGGTATTGACAACGGGTGCGAGTTTTGCTACAAATGACAATAAGGAAAAAGTCGATGCGAAAAAATTGAAAACAAAAGAAAACAATGGACAATTGAAATTTAAACTCAAATATATTCCCTCTGAATCCATCAATCTCAGCATGGGTGCTGAGTATTTTTTTACGGCTACCGAAACTCGTATCAGCCTGAAAGATCCTCTTTGGAAGCAAAATGAAAATCTAAACAATCAACTGGCTGCAGCTTTTAGCGAAAGCAATATCTATTTTTCAAAAAACACGGTGCTCACGGCAGGTGTTCGTGCTGAATTTAACGATTATAACAACCAAATTCAGTTAGCGCCCCGTTTATCCATCGCACAAAAAATAAGTCAATACAGTCAAGTATCATTCGCTTGGGGAGAATTTTATCAATTGCCCGAAAACTCAACTCTAATAGAACAGAAAAAGCTAAAAGAAGAGAAAAGTCAACAATACCTATTTAATTATCAATACAATAAAAATAGTCGCCTGCTAAGGACAGAGTTGTATTACAAAAAATATTCGAACCTAATTAAATATGAACAAACAGATAAATACACATCAGCGAATTATAACAATGGTGGTTATGGCTATGCCAAAGGGATAGACATTCTATGGAAAGATGACAAAAGCATCAAAAATATGGAATACTGGATTTCCTATTCCTATCTGGACACTGAAAGAAACTACGAGGATTATCCTGAACTGGCTGAAATAAACTTCAGCAACAAGCATAACCTTTCGGTAGTAGGCAAATATTGGATATCGGCATTGCGGTCGCAGGTGGGTTTTAGTTACAAATTTGCCAGTGGCAGAGCCTATAACGATCCGAATGAAACTGAGTTTATGGGCAAAAGAACAAAACACTACAGCAACCTAAGTCTCAATTGGGCCTTTCTAATATCCCAACAAACAATATTCTATTGCTCTGCCACAAATGTGCTGGGACAAAATGCCATTTTTAATTACGAGTACAGTCGTGAACCAAACTCAGCCGGACAATTTGAAAGACAAGCCATAAACCCCAGTACGAAGCACTTCTTTTTTGCAGGCCTGTTTATCACCCTTAGTAAAAACAAAAAGAAGAATCAATTGGAAAATTTATAG
- a CDS encoding FecR family protein — translation MNRIDHHIRISQLIAKEINFGLDESERQELDTWINNNEENQVAYEKICKQEEFLNWDEDFHQVNVGEGWERFEKALSPNKTRQAFQAIFRYAAVICIPLFFAGIGYYLYNDLINLSQQQQDKFVRNEPQALKAQLTLADGRNVNLDDYKVSALKEKDGTQIEKGEGSLKYQAGNDKRALLYNTVRIPKGSEYELVLADGTKVHLNAMSSLKFPIQFIGKTRNVKLTGEAYFEVSKDAKHPFIVDVLGTKVEVLGTSFNVKAYKEDENVVTTLVEGSVKVRSSGFKAKTMMLEPGQQAVVNEASGDIMKQEVNVDLYTSWRQGVFLFKDQRIEDIMTELSRWYDLKVFYKNSSVKDYRFGGHFNRNSEIGSIMEMFELTRKVDVEINGQTIVIGEK, via the coding sequence GTGAATAGAATTGACCATCATATAAGAATATCTCAGCTGATTGCCAAAGAAATAAATTTTGGTTTAGATGAATCTGAGAGACAGGAACTGGATACCTGGATTAACAACAATGAAGAGAATCAGGTTGCTTACGAGAAAATTTGCAAACAAGAAGAGTTTCTTAATTGGGATGAAGATTTTCATCAGGTGAATGTGGGTGAAGGATGGGAAAGATTTGAAAAAGCTTTGAGCCCTAATAAAACGAGGCAAGCGTTTCAAGCGATTTTTCGTTATGCTGCAGTGATATGCATTCCCTTATTTTTTGCAGGAATTGGTTATTATTTATACAACGATTTAATTAACCTGTCTCAGCAGCAGCAAGATAAGTTTGTGAGGAATGAGCCGCAAGCACTTAAAGCTCAGCTTACTTTAGCGGATGGACGGAACGTAAATCTTGATGATTATAAAGTCTCTGCCCTAAAAGAGAAGGATGGAACCCAAATTGAGAAAGGGGAGGGAAGTTTAAAATATCAGGCAGGAAATGATAAGAGAGCTTTATTATACAATACTGTTAGGATACCCAAGGGGAGTGAGTATGAGTTGGTACTTGCCGATGGGACTAAGGTGCATTTAAATGCTATGAGTTCTTTGAAGTTTCCAATTCAATTTATTGGGAAAACAAGAAATGTGAAGTTGACCGGAGAGGCTTATTTTGAGGTGAGTAAGGATGCCAAACATCCTTTTATTGTTGATGTTCTGGGCACAAAGGTTGAAGTTCTTGGGACTTCATTTAATGTGAAGGCCTATAAAGAGGATGAGAATGTCGTGACCACTTTAGTGGAAGGAAGTGTAAAAGTTCGTTCTTCAGGTTTTAAGGCTAAAACAATGATGTTGGAACCAGGTCAGCAAGCAGTTGTTAATGAGGCATCCGGAGATATTATGAAGCAAGAAGTAAATGTTGATTTGTATACATCCTGGAGACAGGGCGTTTTCTTGTTTAAGGATCAAAGAATTGAGGATATTATGACTGAGCTGTCCAGATGGTATGATTTGAAGGTGTTTTATAAGAATTCATCGGTTAAAGATTACCGCTTTGGAGGTCATTTTAATCGGAATAGTGAGATCGGTTCTATTATGGAGATGTTTGAGCTGACTCGTAAAGTAGATGTTGAAATTAATGGTCAAACCATTGTAATTGGTGAAAAATAA
- a CDS encoding LytR/AlgR family response regulator transcription factor: MNVVIIEDEKPAARRLERMLNTEGLSVIKTLHSVAKAKEWFRENEQPELIFLDIQLSDGLSFEIFEQIEISSSIIFTTAYDQYALKAFKLNSIDYLLKPIEEDDLQKAIEKYKHFNPTKEKQQPSLPMEQIKQLLSSYQNNYKERFTVKVGQHIRSIKTEEIECFYSENKASFIYTKTGRNYPIDNSLEQLEDLLDPLVFFRVSRKYFVHIDSIKDIIAYSNSRLKIKMNNFQEDEIIVSRERVKDFKSWLG; encoded by the coding sequence ATGAATGTAGTTATAATAGAAGATGAAAAACCTGCAGCACGCAGATTGGAGCGAATGCTGAATACTGAAGGCCTCAGTGTGATAAAAACGCTCCATTCGGTTGCCAAAGCTAAAGAGTGGTTCCGAGAAAATGAGCAACCCGAATTAATTTTTCTGGACATTCAACTTTCCGATGGCTTGAGCTTTGAAATATTTGAACAGATAGAAATCTCATCGAGTATTATTTTTACAACTGCTTACGATCAGTATGCCTTAAAAGCATTCAAACTCAACAGCATCGATTATCTGCTTAAGCCTATCGAAGAAGATGACTTACAGAAGGCAATCGAAAAATACAAGCACTTTAATCCTACTAAAGAAAAACAGCAGCCCTCCCTGCCCATGGAGCAGATTAAACAGTTGTTGTCATCCTATCAAAACAATTATAAAGAGCGATTTACTGTAAAGGTGGGGCAACATATCCGCAGTATTAAAACCGAAGAGATCGAATGTTTTTACAGTGAGAATAAAGCCAGTTTCATCTATACAAAAACCGGACGTAATTACCCCATAGACAACTCTCTTGAACAATTGGAAGACTTACTCGACCCACTTGTCTTCTTCAGGGTAAGCCGAAAATATTTTGTCCATATAGATTCAATAAAGGATATAATCGCTTATTCAAACAGTCGCCTGAAAATTAAAATGAACAACTTCCAAGAGGATGAAATCATCGTCAGCCGGGAAAGGGTGAAAGATTTTAAAAGCTGGTTGGGTTAA
- a CDS encoding RNA polymerase sigma-70 factor produces MNRKEFKVFFESFYSSLCLFARKYVKSGDVAADMAQEAFIKLWKGKEAFDNENAMKGYLYMVTRNSCLNHIKHSKVVLDFAVQAMEKELFFRDNILEQETYYEIHKAIEVLPSQGKRVVQMSMKGLKNPEIALRLNVSINTVKSVKANAYRLLRLQLKDSVVFLIMLIGFFM; encoded by the coding sequence GTGAACAGGAAAGAATTTAAAGTATTTTTTGAAAGCTTCTATTCCAGCTTGTGTTTGTTTGCCCGAAAGTATGTGAAAAGTGGTGATGTGGCAGCAGATATGGCTCAGGAGGCTTTTATTAAATTATGGAAGGGCAAGGAGGCATTTGATAATGAAAATGCTATGAAAGGATATTTGTATATGGTTACCCGTAATAGTTGCTTAAATCATATTAAACATTCTAAAGTTGTATTAGATTTTGCCGTTCAGGCTATGGAAAAAGAGTTATTCTTTAGAGATAACATTCTTGAGCAGGAAACCTATTACGAGATTCATAAGGCCATTGAGGTTTTACCTTCTCAAGGAAAAAGAGTCGTTCAGATGAGTATGAAGGGACTTAAGAATCCGGAGATCGCTCTTCGTTTAAATGTATCTATAAATACCGTCAAGTCCGTAAAAGCGAATGCCTATCGTTTGCTTCGTTTACAACTGAAGGATAGTGTTGTTTTTCTAATTATGTTGATTGGGTTTTTTATGTAA
- the deoD gene encoding purine-nucleoside phosphorylase yields the protein MSAHNEAKMGDIAETILLPGDPLRAKYIADNFLEDVVCYNKVRNMLGFTGTYKGKRISVQGTGMGVPSIGIYTHELITQYGVKNVIRIGTCGSFNHDVKVFDVILAMTSCTDSAMNRNLFKGMDYAPCADFGLLTDAHQSAKEQGVNIKVGSTLTSDIFYHDLDNNPEPFKIWADYGVLAVEMEATALYTIAARHKAKALAILTVSDHILTGEETTAEERQTSLNTMITIGLETAIKQ from the coding sequence ATGAGTGCACACAACGAGGCTAAAATGGGTGATATCGCGGAAACCATCCTATTACCAGGAGATCCATTAAGAGCGAAATACATTGCAGATAACTTCCTTGAAGATGTTGTTTGTTATAATAAGGTGAGAAATATGTTAGGTTTCACCGGAACTTATAAAGGAAAGCGTATTTCTGTACAAGGTACGGGTATGGGTGTGCCTTCAATTGGGATTTATACTCACGAGTTAATCACTCAATATGGTGTTAAGAATGTTATTCGTATCGGAACTTGTGGTTCATTCAATCACGATGTGAAAGTTTTTGATGTGATCCTGGCAATGACATCATGTACCGATTCAGCAATGAACAGAAACCTTTTCAAAGGTATGGATTATGCACCATGTGCTGATTTTGGTTTGTTGACTGATGCACACCAGTCTGCTAAAGAGCAGGGCGTTAATATTAAAGTTGGATCAACTTTAACCTCTGATATCTTTTACCATGACTTGGACAATAATCCGGAACCATTTAAAATTTGGGCTGACTACGGTGTTTTAGCTGTAGAAATGGAAGCCACTGCATTATATACAATTGCAGCTCGTCACAAGGCTAAAGCTTTGGCTATTTTGACAGTTAGCGATCATATCTTAACAGGAGAAGAAACAACCGCTGAAGAGCGTCAAACATCATTGAATACAATGATTACAATCGGTTTGGAAACTGCAATCAAGCAATAA